One region of Brachybacterium saurashtrense genomic DNA includes:
- a CDS encoding helix-turn-helix domain-containing protein, translating into MVQQTSVLDRRFMTFDDVKEVLSISSTQAYSLVRSGELRAIRVGGRGQWRIENAELEAYIQRSYFVPVSTS; encoded by the coding sequence ATGGTTCAGCAAACGAGCGTGCTCGATCGTCGATTCATGACCTTCGATGATGTGAAGGAAGTGCTCTCAATAAGCAGCACGCAGGCGTACTCACTCGTTCGCTCGGGCGAGCTACGTGCCATACGCGTAGGAGGGCGCGGACAGTGGCGGATCGAGAACGCAGAGCTCGAGGCATACATTCAGCGATCCTACTTCGTCCCTGTATCCACATCTTGA